Proteins found in one Pectobacterium atrosepticum genomic segment:
- a CDS encoding AraC family transcriptional regulator, giving the protein MLTEDQGMLTENQCERLVQQQAVRQRIVQQAIRCSTKSWVTPSLVPQVRILYTEQHHPRVPVMYEPTIVIILQGKKIGYLGGKTFQYDPENYLLMTVPLPFECETIASVENPLVGMSISIDVQMLQDLLIDIGDDDSAIRPCSGTCGVNSAPLTDEILCAVERLLDAMNNPRDARVLGPTIVREIIYHILCGERGVALQALVNRHTHFSQIAKALRRIENHYADSLNVEQLAAEVNMSVSAFHHNFKAVTNTSPLQYLKSYRLHKARVMMINDGLRAGVAAARVGYESASQFSREFKRYFGATPGDEVTRLKATNMAVEEG; this is encoded by the coding sequence ATGTTGACGGAAGATCAAGGCATGTTGACGGAAAACCAATGCGAGCGGCTTGTTCAGCAACAGGCCGTGCGGCAGCGCATCGTGCAGCAGGCAATACGCTGCTCAACCAAAAGCTGGGTCACGCCTTCGCTCGTGCCTCAGGTCAGAATTCTGTATACGGAACAGCATCATCCGCGTGTGCCAGTGATGTATGAGCCAACGATCGTCATCATTCTTCAGGGCAAAAAAATTGGCTATCTGGGCGGAAAAACGTTCCAGTACGACCCGGAAAATTATCTGTTGATGACCGTTCCACTGCCGTTCGAATGTGAAACGATAGCCAGCGTTGAGAACCCTTTGGTAGGGATGTCGATCAGCATCGACGTCCAAATGCTTCAGGATTTACTGATCGACATCGGTGATGATGACAGCGCGATCCGTCCTTGTTCCGGGACTTGCGGGGTCAACAGTGCGCCGCTGACCGATGAGATTCTGTGCGCCGTTGAGCGGTTGCTGGATGCGATGAATAACCCGCGCGATGCCCGCGTACTGGGCCCGACGATTGTACGCGAGATTATCTATCACATACTCTGTGGCGAACGCGGTGTAGCATTACAGGCGCTGGTGAACCGGCACACGCACTTCAGCCAAATCGCCAAAGCGCTGCGTCGCATCGAAAATCACTACGCCGATAGCCTGAATGTGGAACAGCTGGCAGCCGAGGTGAACATGAGCGTCTCCGCGTTTCATCATAACTTCAAGGCGGTCACCAACACCTCGCCGTTGCAGTATCTGAAATCCTACCGCCTGCATAAAGCGCGAGTGATGATGATCAACGATGGCCTGAGAGCCGGCGTTGCAGCGGCTCGAGTCGGATATGAGAGTGCGTCGCAGTTTAGTCGGGAATTTAAACGTTATTTCGGTGCGACGCCGGGTGACGAAGTGACAAGATTAAAGGCCACTAATATGGCGGTTGAAGAAGGCTGA
- a CDS encoding DedA family protein, with translation MSMVHDIIQALWQQDFSALADPHVIWVIYGILFTTLFLENGLLPASFLPGDSLLLLTGAMIAKGVMSFFPTMILLTIAASLGCWLSYLQGRWLSDTRLVKGWLLQLPAHYHQRAYHLFHRHGMTALLVGRFLAFIRTLLPTMAGISGLNNTRFQIFNWLSGLLWVGGIVTLGYALSHIPLVKRYEDQVMTALILLPVILLVSGLIGMAVIVWRKKRTVA, from the coding sequence ATGAGTATGGTTCACGACATTATTCAGGCGCTCTGGCAGCAGGATTTTAGTGCACTGGCCGATCCCCACGTCATTTGGGTGATTTACGGCATTCTGTTCACGACGCTGTTTCTGGAGAACGGCCTGCTACCAGCCTCTTTTCTGCCCGGCGATAGCCTGCTGCTGCTCACCGGTGCCATGATTGCCAAAGGCGTGATGAGCTTTTTCCCCACGATGATTCTGCTCACCATTGCCGCCAGCCTCGGCTGTTGGCTCAGCTACCTTCAAGGACGCTGGCTAAGTGATACCCGTCTGGTAAAAGGCTGGCTGTTGCAGCTTCCTGCACATTACCACCAGCGCGCCTATCACCTGTTCCACCGTCACGGCATGACGGCGCTTTTGGTTGGCCGCTTTTTAGCTTTCATCCGCACACTACTACCAACGATGGCGGGGATTTCAGGGCTAAACAATACACGCTTTCAGATTTTCAACTGGCTCAGCGGGCTGCTGTGGGTCGGGGGGATTGTCACGCTCGGCTATGCGCTCAGCCACATCCCGCTGGTCAAACGCTATGAAGATCAGGTGATGACCGCGCTGATCCTATTACCAGTTATTTTACTGGTCAGCGGCCTTATTGGTATGGCCGTCATTGTATGGCGTAAAAAACGGACGGTCGCCTAA
- the metC gene encoding cystathionine beta-lyase, producing the protein MTSKKTATALVAAGRSKKFTHGSVNPVIQRASSLVFDTVQDKKHATINRAKGALFYGRRGTLTHFSFQEAMVELEGGVGCALYPCGAAAISNAILSFVAAGDHILVTESAYEPTQDFCTKVLNKLNVSTTYFDPLIGADIAELIQPNTKVVFLESPGSITMEVHDVPAIVQAVRLINPEIVIMIDNTWAAGILFKAFDFDIDISIQAGTKYIVGHSDAMIGTAVANERCWVQLREHSYLMGQMVDADTAYVASRGLRTLGVRLKQHQESSIRIAKWLAERPEVAVVNHPALPGCKGHEFYERDFNGCNGLFSFVLKEKLSKETLAHYLDHFEHFSMAYSWGGFESLILANQPEELAALRPVSGVDFTGTLIRLHIGLEDSDDLIDDLVAGFGRLGA; encoded by the coding sequence CGCCGCAGGACGCAGCAAGAAATTCACCCACGGCTCCGTCAACCCCGTAATTCAGCGTGCGTCCTCTCTGGTATTTGATACGGTTCAGGACAAGAAGCACGCCACTATTAACCGGGCCAAGGGTGCGCTGTTCTACGGGCGCCGTGGCACATTGACCCATTTCTCGTTTCAGGAAGCGATGGTGGAACTGGAAGGCGGCGTGGGTTGCGCGCTGTACCCTTGTGGTGCGGCTGCCATTTCTAACGCGATCCTCTCTTTCGTCGCGGCAGGCGATCATATTCTGGTAACGGAATCAGCCTACGAGCCCACGCAGGATTTCTGCACGAAAGTACTCAACAAACTGAACGTCAGCACCACCTATTTCGATCCGCTCATCGGTGCTGACATTGCCGAACTGATCCAGCCCAATACCAAAGTCGTCTTTCTTGAATCGCCGGGCTCTATCACCATGGAAGTACACGATGTGCCAGCTATCGTCCAAGCTGTGCGCCTTATCAATCCTGAGATCGTTATCATGATTGATAATACCTGGGCGGCGGGCATTTTATTCAAGGCGTTCGACTTCGATATTGATATCTCGATTCAGGCCGGTACGAAATATATCGTCGGCCATTCCGATGCCATGATCGGCACAGCGGTCGCTAACGAACGCTGCTGGGTACAGCTACGTGAACACTCTTACCTGATGGGGCAAATGGTGGATGCCGATACCGCCTATGTCGCCAGCCGCGGTCTGCGCACACTGGGCGTCAGACTCAAACAGCACCAGGAAAGTAGTATCCGCATTGCAAAATGGCTGGCAGAGCGGCCAGAAGTCGCGGTCGTTAATCACCCCGCATTGCCGGGATGTAAAGGGCATGAATTCTACGAGCGTGATTTTAACGGCTGCAACGGGTTGTTCTCATTCGTCCTGAAAGAGAAATTAAGCAAAGAAACGTTGGCGCACTATCTGGACCATTTTGAGCATTTCAGCATGGCGTATTCATGGGGTGGTTTTGAGTCTCTGATTCTGGCGAATCAGCCAGAAGAACTGGCGGCCCTTCGTCCTGTGAGCGGCGTGGATTTTACCGGTACACTTATTCGGTTACATATTGGACTTGAAGACAGTGACGATCTGATCGACGATCTGGTCGCGGGTTTCGGCAGACTCGGCGCGTAG